DNA from Chloroflexota bacterium:
CCGAGTCCGCCAATGACGCGTGGAAGCAGATGCTTTCCTGGTTCGCGGAACATGTGTGAGTGCACATTTTGGCGGAGGACTAGCAACAAAGTGCCAGTGTAGCTGCCAAGACTTCAATTCCCTTTACAGAACAAAGAGAGAGCCGCCCCGATTGGGGCGGCTCCTTCTATGGTCAAGCGCTAAGCCTGGTGCAAGACCGAGTAGATGAACTCTTGGCTAGGCTTACTTGGCTGCCTCTTCCGCCAAGATATTCTCCAAAATCGGCTTGACGTTCTTCAGGCCGTCGGCCGGGGCCACCGTGCCGGCGATCATGTCGCCCCAAAGCGGCCGGACCGCTTCTTCGAGCATCCGTGGCCACGCTGAAGTAACGAGCGCGGGATCACCGCCGTTGCCGCCGAGCGGGAGCGAGTTTACGAAGGCATCGACGCGCACACCCGGGCGTTCTTGATACAGATCACGCAGGAACTTCTCCGCGCCTTCCAGACGCGCCGGGATGTTACTGGTAAGCAGGGCCCAGCGGTCCTCGGGAATATGGAACTTGACAAACTCCCAGGCCAAATCGGTTGCCTTTGACTGGGTGCCAACCCCATAGCCCCAGATCTTGAACTCAGGCAGTGAGGACGCGGCCCTCGGGAATGGCGTGAACGCCCAGTCGATATCCGTCGTGTCGCGGTACCCGCCAAGCTGCCAGGAACCCATCTTGATCACGCCGGTTTTGCCGAGGGTGAAGTGAGTGAAACCCGCGCCGGGCTCACCCAAATTCTCATTGGCCTGATCGCGTGAGGGCCAACTTCTGTCCTGGAGTTGCAGCGCAATATAGGACTCATAGGCCTCGATCACTTCCGGCGAATCGCAGGTGATCGACTGGAAGTCATCCGAAATCCAGGCGCCGTCCCAGAGCATGGGCGTATTGGGATAGTAGTTGATGCCGACCCGGTCCAGGCCGTACTGGGTGAACTTACCGCCGGATTCCTTGGTAAGCTGCTGCATCGTGTCACGGAACTCATCCCACGTCCACGAGTTGTCCCAGTCCTCCGAAGGCTCGTCAACGCCGGCATCAGTAAACAGTTGCCGGTTGTAGAGCAGCGCAATCGCCTCACCGTGATGGTAGGTGGTCAGGCCGTAAACTTTGCCCTCGAATGAGGAGAACGTCGTGCGGCCGTCTCTGGCAAACTGCGTCATGTCGTAGTTGTCGCGCTTGATGAGGTCATCCAGCGGCTGGACGAGGCCATTGCGCACATACAAGGGCGGCGCAAGGCACATAAAGCAATCGACCAGGACACCGCCGGCCAACATTGTCGTCAGCTCGATGCCCTGCCCTACCAAGCTGCCTGGGGCCACAACGAGCTCTACGGTAGCGCCCGGGTTGGCCTCGGCAAACGGGTTCAGCATGACGGTCTCTACATTGCCCAGGTCTCGCTCAGAGAACCAAGAGTAGTACTGGATCGTAACTTCCTCGACCACAGGAGCCTCTTCCGCCTGCTTCTCTTCCGCCATCTCCTCCTTGGCTTCGGCTTCGCCTCCCGGCATCGCGGTCGCCGTGCCGCAAGCCGCCAGGATGGTCACGCCCAGCCCGCCAAGGCCGATGCCCGCCAGCAGGTTCCGACGAGTCACACCAGTAGGAATTCTTTCTTCGTACTCAGACTGCATTGCCATTGCCTCCTTGAAAGCATGTAGCTAACCATTAACCACTCAGAGCCACTACTGTAGCCCTAGTGTTCCTTACGTTACTCTCTCTGCCCAGAGTCGTCAAGCAGAATCAATGCGGCGAAATCCCTATGGCTGCCAACAGGCGTTCTAATTGACAGGGTGGTTGAACAAGATACCAGATCATTACCTTCGGAGTGGGCCAAGGCGTCATCCACGTTGCAACCATTCATGCGGTCCCTATTGGGTCTCTTAATGCGATCCCATAGGACCAAACCATCACGCCCAGTGGAACCCCTTCTGTCATTAGCGCTGAGCCTGCCCTACCGTTCGCGCTGAGCCTGTCGAAGCGCAGAGAGTAGCGGTCTTGCTTTATGTAACCAAGAGAATCGCCGGCTATCGACTCGCCAAACCTGAATGTGTCAGGTGACTGGTCGACAGATATCAGAATAAGAGAAGCGGAGCGGAGTGGTGTGTATTCCATGGACGCATATCACATTATCCGCAATTTTGTGAGTGCCTTGGGCACCTGTCATTCCGGTCGGAGCGCAGCGCAGAGAGGAATCTAGAGCTATCAACCCGTTGGACTACGAGAGACGAAAATTCCAGGCTTCTTGCTGCGCTCGAAATCACATAACTGGCTAACACCACCCGATGGAAAGCGGATTCTGTCGACGAGTAATTCAATGCTTACACTTCCGGCAATAGTCGGAATCCGGATACAGGAGGCCTTACAGTTCCGCCTAGGGGAGTGCCTAATCTATGCTGCTCAAGACAGCGGCGATGCAACTGAGAGCCTATCGCACGTGGGTCCGCAACGCGCACACATCGCTCTAATCGCCACTTTTCCGCGACGTTTCCACCACCTGCTCGTGCATCGCGATCATGAGACCGGCGAGGGAGATTATGTCGAGCACATTGTGGTGGAAGACCCCATCGAGGCTGGAGAGGTCACCATTCTCGAGGAACTTGAAGTACATGCCCGGAACTTCGGCCGAGGGCACATCGTCCTGCCGTTTGAAGTCAAGGATGTGGTTCTCGAGTGTCTGCAGGCGGCAATCCGGCAGACTCCGTTGCCAGAGGCGACGCGCGCCGTAGAGCAAATCGCAATGAAGGACATTGCCTACATCCATCTTGATTTTGTGGGTCTTCAAGCGCGCGCGTAACAGCGGCAGATCGAAGCTGGCCCCGTTGAAGGTGGTCATCGTCGGCCATTGGGGCAACGCCTCCGCGACTGCCTGCAGCATGGCGGGCTCTTCCTCCGGGCTGCGAATGAAATGCTGCCGCACCACGAATGCATCGTCCTCAAAGTACCCCAATCCCACCAGAAAGACATACGTCCCCGGCCCACCCAGTCCGGTCGTCTCCGTATCCCAAAACACCATCCGCCGCAGGTCCGGCGGATTGCTGTCCCCGGTCGCGCCACTCACACTCTCATTCTCCGACGTGCTCTGCCCAGATGACTTGGATCCCCCGCGACGATAGGACCGCGGCTTCCGCGCCCCTGCCGTACGCGCCACCTGCGCCGCGTCCACTTCCAGCACCTGCCGCAATGCATACTTGCCGTGCCGGTACTCAGGCGGATTGACCACGCTGCTAACTAAGTGAATGCCAAGCGGAGTCTCGTGAGTTTGCCACATGTGATTCGATCCCTTGCTCTAAACTAGTGTGCGCGATTGGAGCCTTCAATTCTGCAATGTAGAACCGCCGCGGCAATAATCCTGTTGCAGACAGAAAAACAAAGGAGAGGAATAACCTCTCCTACTCGCAGTGCGCACTTCCTTGGAAGAGTACGCGGATGATCAATAGAGTAAAGCTCATAAGTTCCATTGTGTAGCGCACACGCGCCATCTGCCAACCCGTAGCCGCCACTGGCCATCGTAGCCGCACATTTTCACGAGTGATCTTGCACTTCACTCCTACCGGACACTCTGCGTCTGCACCTCGATCAACATAGTTGACGCTTGCGGACTCGGTATGCCGTCCTTTCGCGTGCCTACCAGGTAGGAGGCGATCGCCTGATGTATGTTCTGCGTAACTTCCTCTTGTGCCTCGCCGGTAGCCACGCACCCGGGAAGATCCGGGTCAAACGCCGAAGAGTTCTGCGGCTCCCATTCAATCACGACCGCGTGCTTCATCGGTCACTTCGCCTGCTCAATCCTGCATGCTTAAGATTCTATCCCCTGGACTAGATTGCCTCGTACGCTTTGCGGCTGCCTTTGCCATACGAGCGTAAGCGCCGCTGTCTGACCAGGGAGTCAATGGCGGCTTTCACGGCGGGTTCGCCGCGGCGGCGAAACTTGCCGGTTAT
Protein-coding regions in this window:
- a CDS encoding extracellular solute-binding protein, with the protein product MQSEYEERIPTGVTRRNLLAGIGLGGLGVTILAACGTATAMPGGEAEAKEEMAEEKQAEEAPVVEEVTIQYYSWFSERDLGNVETVMLNPFAEANPGATVELVVAPGSLVGQGIELTTMLAGGVLVDCFMCLAPPLYVRNGLVQPLDDLIKRDNYDMTQFARDGRTTFSSFEGKVYGLTTYHHGEAIALLYNRQLFTDAGVDEPSEDWDNSWTWDEFRDTMQQLTKESGGKFTQYGLDRVGINYYPNTPMLWDGAWISDDFQSITCDSPEVIEAYESYIALQLQDRSWPSRDQANENLGEPGAGFTHFTLGKTGVIKMGSWQLGGYRDTTDIDWAFTPFPRAASSLPEFKIWGYGVGTQSKATDLAWEFVKFHIPEDRWALLTSNIPARLEGAEKFLRDLYQERPGVRVDAFVNSLPLGGNGGDPALVTSAWPRMLEEAVRPLWGDMIAGTVAPADGLKNVKPILENILAEEAAK
- a CDS encoding ribonuclease H-like domain-containing protein; amino-acid sequence: MWQTHETPLGIHLVSSVVNPPEYRHGKYALRQVLEVDAAQVARTAGARKPRSYRRGGSKSSGQSTSENESVSGATGDSNPPDLRRMVFWDTETTGLGGPGTYVFLVGLGYFEDDAFVVRQHFIRSPEEEPAMLQAVAEALPQWPTMTTFNGASFDLPLLRARLKTHKIKMDVGNVLHCDLLYGARRLWQRSLPDCRLQTLENHILDFKRQDDVPSAEVPGMYFKFLENGDLSSLDGVFHHNVLDIISLAGLMIAMHEQVVETSRKSGD
- a CDS encoding type II toxin-antitoxin system HicB family antitoxin — encoded protein: MKHAVVIEWEPQNSSAFDPDLPGCVATGEAQEEVTQNIHQAIASYLVGTRKDGIPSPQASTMLIEVQTQSVR